GggagaatactgtggtgcgtatccgCATCTCGGATAACGCCTCCTCTCGTCCATTTCCGCGTGTATGGCATCGCCTCAACAATATAATCAACCGGAGGGGCAGCagctatgggctgaaaaggtctcatcCTAGTCCATACCCATATCTGAAAGggttattaaaaaaatattttatcagtcgtcgtttCAAAAAGCTATTTTTAGAATAAAATTATATACATTTAAATATGGTGCTTGGAGGTGCGGGAAAAATGCAGCGATATTGGTCTTCACGCCAATAGACGCTAGACAGAATTCACGATACATGAAAGCTAGAACAGCAGCGCCCCAACTGTAACATTCCAACTCGCCCAGATGATCCAAAAAGGGCAAATACCTCAAGCTCACATGCGAACCCGATGTGTCCGGGAACAAAATGCCCCCGACTATGACAAGAAGGTACAAACGAGCacgtcggtcaacatcagcctgaggtGTGTCCTCTGTAATCGGATGCTACATGTCTATGAGGCGCAAGTGCTCGAAGAAGGAAGAGATCAACAGCCGACTCTGTCCCCATTTATGACCCTCCTAAGGCACGAAACCAGTGAGCCAGGTCAACTCCTGCCGATAAGACGACATCTGCTGGGGCTTCTCAATATATAAAGCGCGTCGATCGACCTGGAGACCGTAAAGGACCTCCACGTCCTGAAGGGTGATGGTGGTCTCACCAATGAGGAGATGAAATGTATGGGTCTCCGATCGCCATCACTCAATCATGGCCATCACAAGAGCCCTGTCATGCTGTACGTGACTAGCAGTGACGCAACGGTAGATACCACCCCGATATAGTATCTTTAagacacgaggatgtgggggcCGAGAGGCTAAAATATCCCATGCTTGCTCCACAACCCTGGGATGGACCAAGCGAGCGAGATCTACATTCGAATCCCGTACTAGCTGGGACCTATGCTGCTGTTGTAGGTGAAACACCTCTGGCTGGAATGGCCCCGGATGAAGGGGCGCgggatccatggaggtgtcgtatttGTTTTTCGCATTTTTAATTACATGTAttattaattatgtaatcttTAATCAAAAAATTATAGCTCCACTCACTGGTCATTCTGAGACTTAGTATGTGACCGCACACCAAAGTTTGCGGTGCCGCATACTGAACGCATATTCAGCTCTTTTCCTTCTTTTCACACCATTTTGTCCTTTTTGTGCCCTGGAATCAATGCACCTGAAATAATAGCAATACACACCAAGAATAGCCTCATATCATAGATTAAGAACACAAAAACCAAAGCAAAGAGACTAAAATAAGTGGTAAAATCACCACTTATCAACACCGCCAACTTAAACTCTTTGCTTGTCCCCAAGTAAATTAAAACCAAAATTTCAATGAGGACCTATCAATTCACTCTGAAGTAGTATCACTATCATTCATTAATTAAGCACAAAActcatgactttggttggtacaaataattaggctacaagcatgtgaatctttaaccaaataactccctcattttcaAATACAAACTCAAGAATGCAATGGAGTTTCAAAACAATCAAGTAAAAACAACCAAGCCTCAagaagtgactcaaaaccactaggttactagatatgctcatttgACTCAACTTGAAATTtctcaacatcaccaatctatcgtaattcaTATGCCTTCACAAGAAaaaaagtcccaaaatcactatattcacaacaacaacaacacaagggacatatacacaaagtcactcacactcaacaaagaaattctagtgctaacaaatatcacaccataagcttggaCTTATTTTCAattatcactaactcaagaacattcggttggagatcacctAGGGAATtttttttaagcttgtaatgtaggcttagggaagggtaggataagtatttgggatacaagtgactacgccctccttgaacactacacaatacTTTTTGTCCAcattcctcttcatttcaaaacatcactccttcctttgcatactagtttccccaattattccaacttctttttgcGCAACCATTTGCTTGATTTCTAATGTTTTTGttcttttctaattctttttttcacaaagatacataatttttttttcacaaaatgtttgtaacttttttgtatttttcaaattttcttcatttcttttgacttttccacaacaccaatcttcaccacttctcaagcaacactaacaccctcaacttaggcttttggcctcaaattcacaatttaatgttcaaggagggaaagatTCAAAAGAGAAGATTTCATCAAgaagggtaaaggcttgtaatgtggcaatcaaaggaAAAGTCATAGGCTCAAATgtggttactagtgatattatttttGCAATGGTAAACTAGAAAgactaaagaggctttttcaaaaatcacaaagatagcccaaggtcatctctccaaccaacataatcaaaattagcattgaaagactaaccgggcaagttctagatgataaaagtaagcacaagaattattcaacaaacactcaccacacataaCATATGAaatagtcaagatggatcaatttcacttcctaagcaagaGCAATtagagcaatatctcataatctaAAGTAAACCcatctagtaggtaaagagtcacaaaatgagccaaaaagttgtcacaaagatcattctttctaTGCATCTTGCTTTTCATTTCACTTAACTTTCACTTGTTGGGGTATGCTCAATTAAAcgcttcacatgcaagagactaactctattagtaccaaacaagccacaaGTTTTCACATTTTTGCTCAAAGGAGAACCTTcacctaaactacaagactaattaaagaagctaagaaagaaaataaaataataaaagtgaatGATCCACAACAGGCCAacagaacaaaattttcaaaaatttggcCATGTTCCATTTGCAACAACatctatccacagccacaccaacagtcatAAAGCAAGACTGACAAGGACACATAATCATCATAGATGGTAAAataagcccggcaagggcacGCAATATCCATACATAACATAGAAGCCCAacaaaatctcattgaaagtcttccaaccaaatcaataaatttcactctaagcttttccaagccttagagtgtgctATCAAGAACAACTAATATAATATAATCTCATGTAACTTTCCTATCCCTAGCAAAAGTTATTAGATGAGAGTTATGcaccaaattcttgttaattaatctttcccaactcaATTCTCCTCTTttgagctcaaatcgaagtaaatggccgggtcttagggttagctaatcccttaagaaacattaaagaacaagattaactaAAACaaacattaactcacttcattaggaataaaaatcattcaatacataagcaaaaaaagagtttcaatccaaactttaacaatgtatacttccataaacaaggttaaagcatagaaatgaaatactactcACTTAGATATTCACTACagagcaaggaattgaagaaatgagtaaagggGTAAGAGATTTCTCATCAAAACTTCgaatcttcaatccccaagtaTGGGTGTTGGAACCCTAGCTCTCCAAGACTtgtaaaatggccaaagatgatgaTATTTTCCTTCAAGTATTCCATTTATAGTTGCACAATTTTCCAATAAAAAATATGTCAAAAACAGCCACTGATTTTCGaaatttgcaaaactgtcccatttttgcagttttgcaaaactgtccagtttttgccatttcttcaatttggcttctttttgacttgtttttcacttggtttcttccaaaGCTCTTCTCAATTATATGAACCAACTTATCACAAAACTCTAGGAGAGTATTTATAGGAGGGAAAAAAAGTGCAAAAGTGGCTTTTAATGACGCTCTGCGGACCAAGTATGCGGTCGCAACTGGAGTATGCGACCGCATACTCTGAATTCTCTCCGCAACTTCGATCTTCTTTCTAGTCAACATGCGACCGCAAAATAAGTTTGCGGAGCCGCATAATCTTCGCATCTTTGCGCATTTAGCTCCACTCACTGGTCATTCTGAGATTGAGTATACGACCGCGTACCAGAGTTTGTGGTGCCGCATACTGAACGTATATTCAGctcttttccttctttttatGCCATTTTGTCCTTTTGGTGCCCTGGACTCAATGCACGTGAAATAATAGCAATACATACCAAGAATAACCTCATATTATAGATTAAGAACACAAAAACCAAAGCAAAGAGACTAAAATAAGTGGTAAAATCACCACTTATCAATtatactaaggatgttcaatcctaaactaaagATGTTCAtacctaaactaaggatgttcaattataCTAACTGTTAcacctagatttttttttttgttaatgcacagtgaatagactaaccaagggcacgaggtatacgatgttttaataagtaagaaacaacatttgatgattctaaatgagatttcgaagatattcgaggtaatagaagaaagtttgccaagaaaggcaagacATACGTTAtatatcggaaaggatttatgagtaacgaattaatgatgattTGATGATGTTTTAGAGAAGAGGTATAATGtctcttatattgttaatgaggtattaaacaagtgttaagaaggttccataaggattggaggtcaaacgagtcgacgagaacgaaatcggaatagctgggcattatacggcccaacatactggccgtataaattatactggccgtatgttaggccgtatatttatccCAGATTGGCAGCctttactggaccaaacatacggcccgtataaaagatacggaccgtatgttcgtgtcgggacaaattttaagttgatataaggaggacccaagttcattatttcatttcattttctcactccacacctcaagaacccccTAGAAacttctccacacttcttccacaataactcaagaaagattcatgatcaacctcatcaaaccaaggaaatcaagtgtaagaaactcattagagttcatctaagtcaagaaattccaatggaagtgaactagggttttggtgtaagaggagtatttctgctcaaggcttattcctacactatctaaggtaagttttatggtatttatatgttgtttaaggtattgagaagttgaaacacttggattgtagaagggtatagaaaatgggtcatgaatgtatgaatagtgtcatttttgagtaatagcttggattgagtcataattcttgatgggttatgattatggttatgtcataaatgatgttaagaacatgggataagtattatatgtgataaaacacaataatgaactatggccatgattatggaggaattgaagcgAAATTGTgagatgtggataatgtagatgaacgatgattgttgcttataatattgtgaatgttgttatggatgtttgggagttgatatgtaatatgaggaaagttctataaacaaaggaaatgctgcccaattttctctagcattagtaagcacgttcatataatcgattagctaatgttaatgtgaattctcttgaaggtagaaacgtgagcattgaaggagaacaatcaagcgatgaaattgttaaatgaaagaggtatgtaaggctagtcccttctttctaagtcttgactcctatggcatgaatcctcctatctttccatgattttcctacatattggaaattatgagtctacaattataaagagcttcatacgagataaagaaaagagatacgatacgagcatgacaatactgatgatgaaactaagtctagaagtcctcaagctcatgatatgaaactcctacgaagctaatgatacttatatgattcctatgatattattttccctacttctccatgactttcttacattccgggaactatgagttaaagttgataaagagcttcttatgagataaagaggAGAAATATATCAtaaatacgataataatgatgataagttaaaGCCTAGAGATTCtgaagcaagatatgatgtctatgaagttattGATCCTATttatgatcccttgatgttgttcatggtgtacactcactttaaaatgttagttccttcaaggtgagatatgacgaatATGATCACTCtctaatgtaatcgggggttctcgaccttatgtcaccccgatattgttatatattgtctataagctctaatgcatgtcctatgaccactgtttcgaaaattatgagtccatgttcatagggggtttcatatgagataaaggtaatagatatgttacgagcacgacgataataatagtgatgataataatgacgatggCGCTACTAGTGATAACGGtaatgacgatgacgatgataatagtgatgacgctaaagatgtttatgggattttatgtatatgtgcctatgtatggctattatgaaaccccgagctcaTATGgccgggtatatatatatataatgcacgcgcaccactgcagttgggtacggataccactgagccttggtagggctaggtacgcataacaccaagctttattataacTGGGTACGTAAAACatcgaacctatatggtcgggtatgatactactatgtattcgaatgtatgaaaagcccggaggacatgtatgtgataatgtcgagccactacgtggccgaatacggataatgtttaaatgtgtatgagcagatacgatactatgctatatatattatacgacgatgtatgcactatgatgataaatgtactataattatatatatgatataggcatgaaaggtatccacccttaaaagttacgcaggttatatcttcatcttatgtcttatgatttctctattatgttcatttcattcatgccttatatactcagtacaatatttgtactgacatcgttttctttggacgctgtgttcttgcccacaggtagacagggaggcgactcagatttatagaagccgataagcagacttttgagagcactccattactccggaggtgccattgatttactgttttgtgtatacgtatgttttgggcacgacggggtcctgtcccgtccatatgtctagtaatctagtagaggctcgtagatacgtatgtgtgggtagcatggcctcacgatgtccttattgtatgcatatcattttgatagccgaaggacttatgtatataaaagtaattatgttcaaagtgaaaaatggttttcccatgATTTGATTATAAGACTAAtaaatgaacgcttgatgtgtacgatgggtaatgatacgagcggtgctcggtggttagccccgggtacccgtcatggcccctgatcgggtcgtgacactaactaactaagactttaacgagaaattatattaactatctaaatttgcgaattaataattgttacttaattattatactaactacaattagCTAACTAATATTATACTAATGCTACTTTAACTCTTAAACTAGggatgttcaaacctaacctaaggattaaatacaattaactaacaaataAACTAAGGATATTCAATTATACTAAATAACTAAgactttaacgggaaattatattaactatctaaatttgcggattaataattgttaattaattattatactaactacaattaactaactaatattatattaatgctatTTTAACTCTTAAATTAGggatgttcaaacctaacctaaggattaattacaattaactaacaaataAACTAAGGATGTccaattatactaactaacttagactttaacgggaaattatattaactatctaaatttgcgaATTAATAATTTTTACTTAATTATTATACTTCTCTCATTCAAAACCGTGCATGAGACTTTCATCTCACACGGCTCCTAAGTGATAAAAGAAAGAAGaacccattttctttcttttttgattACCTTCCTCGCGTATGTATAAGACCGAATCCATTCGATTTCTAAAAAGGATTAGTAATCCTTAAATTTTCGAGGAATCCTTCATCAGTGGTTGTGAATGAATTTTTTCAATCTTTTCGACCTTGGTTTCGTAGGAGATAGAACCATCTGATTTAATTCGTTCTCAATAGCCACGAGATGATCATCTTAGGGTGATCCTTTTGTTTACAAAAGAATAAAGATCATTTCTATTCCAAGATGGGGAGTTTGATTTTCCCCATCGGCCTATTTGTAGAAttcaattaaaaaagaaaaaaaaatctgtattttccatatctttttcccttaacccaaTAGATAAAATTTCTTAATGAAATTCTGTATCACTAATTGTCAATTTTGAGTGATGGAAAATAGGttcttttctttctattttgTCTTCAAAATCCATTTTTTGTTTTAGATTTCTAGAAAAAAATCAATAGGAAATAGCTGATTAAACAatgaaaacaaaataaaattgaACTCTATTCCTTAATTGAGTATAGAATGATTTAGTTACAAGAGTTCAATTTGAGGCAAGCCTAAAATATAGGAAAGTCCcaagttaaataaaaaaaaactaagaCTCTAAACTCAAATCTAAAATAATGAACATTCAACTTCAAATTCCTATTTGAACAACCTTTTTTGGTTATTGATCCATTTGActcattactaaactaaaatagCTTCCTCAATCTCGACGATTGCTTATCCATAGGTTATTATGAGTTCAAGACAGGCTGCTATGGTGAAATTGGTAGACACGCTGCTCTTAGGAAGCAGTGCTAATGCATCTCGGTTCGAGTCCGAGTGGCGGCATACCGTCTTCGAAAAAGGATAAATAGATCCTATAATGAATTCAATTCCCGATTTCCATTTTAGAATTATGTAATTAAGGGAATCTTCTTTTTTAAGattttttatgatattttcaaccTTAGAGCATATATTAACTCACATTTCCTTTTCAATCGTTTCATTTGTAATTACAATTCATTTGATAACCTTTTTAGTCGATGAAAGCATAAAACTATAAGATTTGTCAGAAAATGGATGATCATAGCATGATCGCCGTTGGTCAAGTAGGACCCCATCGTCTAGTGGTTTAGGACATCTCTCTTTCAAGAAGGCAGCAGGGATTCGAATTCCCCTGGGGGTAGGGTACTACGAAAGGAAGTTGATCATGGATTACTAATAAGTCTAAAATTAATTCTTCCTGGGTCGATACCCGAGCGGTTAATGGGGACGGACTGTAAATTCGTTGGCAATATGTCTACGTTGGTTCAAATCCAGCTCGGCCCAATAATTCGTCAATCCGCCATGAGATGATATAAGGATTAAAtacaattaactaacaaataaactaaggatgttcaatcatACGAACTAACTAAGAATTTTTTTTATACCCTACATATGCAATTGttcaaaataaaatgaaaaaactcTAAAATAAGAAAAATGTTCATTTTAACTCCCAAATACTTTTGTATGATTAATTTGTAGGAGTTTGTAGGAAACTACCCTTTTAAAAACTTAATGCCACAAAGAATggaccaaaaaaataattaacaatttaactTTTAACGTCGGTTTGGGTCTGGGCTTAGCACAGACCAAATGTCACAAGTTGAAAGTTATTTTCTCAAAAGGCTAAAAGTGTTCCAAAAATGGTGCTTTGGCCACCATTTATGACGTCAGCATGTCAGAGATGTGTTATGTCAAACCCCAGCCCCAAAGTTTTAAAAACTACACTTTGGACACCACAGTCCCAACATTTTTATTACTAGAAATacgaataaaaaataaaaaatttcccaCCAAAAGCTCCAAATGCTACTGTTTTCTGACCAGTTTTCCGATGAAAATTTCGGCTTTTCACCGGATAATTGGTCCCCACCGACGGAAAGCTTCCATAGTTCAACCGTTGTAAGTAAAATCTGGTAGAAATCATTGAGAAAGAGCTTTCCTCATTGTTGTAAAATCTCACTTTTCCGGTGAAAATTATGGCGCCATTCCGTCAATTCTCCATTCAAATACCTCAGTTCACGACTGTAAGAgcattatgttacacctcggaaaattttccgttggtacgtaagtgaatgaactagtgatgaatatgagtgtatgatgtccatgagcaagaaatgatggttgatgaccttaggcgagatttcaaaggtatccgatgtgagatgagaaagttggctaagttgagatgagatataaggtgagcaatgtacgtgcatggacgtgggtgattaaaatgagaagtctaagaaatatgagaagttgcagaattgcaactgcccagtggtcgtaaagtgctaggacggaccgtaaattggtatacggtccgtaaactggcagccgtaaattggcatgcaagaacttcaactttctgccagtcgagaaatggtaaaatacgacctggaggacggaccgtaaagtgatttacggcccgtaaaccatggttgcagcctaaagcttctggttctagaaatggttaaagacgatcgcgagagACTgttcgtaaactgcaatacgggccgtaaaccatggtgGACGACTACTGTTCActcaacacagattttccaagtcattaaataaagggaccaacacttgttttatttcattatgacatttcaccacttctctctaaaacttctctctacatctattatatgagttttcaaggattataagccatcaacaacattaaacaagtgaatcaagagtaagaaaatcatcaaaggtcatccaaggtcaagaaatccaaatggagaaaaattagggttttgcttaaggtggagtattatcaaccaaagcttgtccctacaacttctaaggtaagattcatgatatttacatgatgtttaaggtattggagagttaaaatacattGATCGTAGAAAATAtgatcaactaggtcatgaatgatgaatagtgacattttgagaaatagcttgaattgaattatgaatgttgtcgtgttgagatatgaatgtgttataaatgatattaagatcatgaacgagacactttagacgaatggacgaagttgggtgttatgaccatgaatgtgggtgaattagaggcaaattgaggagtctagataatgtggataatgtgaatgactaatggtcattgttatgatattaatgaaggtataaacgctagcattggaaggaaacatgcaagtgtaaaatagttcgacgaaaaagtatgtaaggctaacccttctttcataaggcatggttcttggccgaattcctaattcctctatatgagtatgttgacttcaaatgattgatattccgagctcataagctcacgatccttgatatatactacgattgtactacgcacctcatgtgacgagtaagactacgatatagaagtgaTGATAAGAATGtcgatggtaatgatgataataataatgatgctaagagtGCCTACGGGCTATCATATGtacgtgtgcctatgaagggctaaaATGAAatccccgagcctatggtgccgggtagagtaaatatttacatatatgtatatatgtatcgagtatgtatacgattacgaaacgcgcgcacacctctgcagatggtacggataaccctgtagccttggtaaggccaggtatgagcaaccttgagccttggttggccaagtatgtatgaaacactgatcctatgagattaggtatgctatgtaaatgctatgtatatgaaatgactatgtatataatatgaatatgaatgtgataagactatgtatgtgaatacgaatacgagcacaaatatggtacgagtactattatgggatacggataatgatgtatgtatacgagAACGTATAaggaatggaaagttcctatgaaatgcaagtaagtgctatgacgatgatattactgtctcccctcctatgctattttcatatgttgattcattatgcttatatatcgatgttgatcatgctttacatactaagtacattcttcgtactgacgtccttttgtttgtggatgttgcgtcatgcccgcaggtgcacaggcaaacagacttgatccatagctgcttgttCGGAGATtatatagcagagctccatttccttcggagccttACCTTttaggtactcattcttttgtgtatataattatgggcatagtgaggtcctgtcccgttcatGTGATATATCATactattcttagaggctcatagtcacgtgtatatgattagatatgtctggccttatcggcctatgtttttgtatatcattttatcgGCCACgcgg
Above is a genomic segment from Lycium barbarum isolate Lr01 chromosome 12, ASM1917538v2, whole genome shotgun sequence containing:
- the LOC132624615 gene encoding LOW QUALITY PROTEIN: uncharacterized protein LOC132624615 (The sequence of the model RefSeq protein was modified relative to this genomic sequence to represent the inferred CDS: substituted 1 base at 1 genomic stop codon); translation: MDDHSMIAVGQVGPHRLVVXDISLSRRQQGFEFPWG